Within Cellulophaga sp. L1A9, the genomic segment TGTTCCGTATCTCAAGAGAAAATCGATTGCTCATTAGAAGAAAGAAGTACTCCTCTAGAACCACCAATTCATATCACCGGTTTTACAAGTATGGTAATATTATAAAAGACTTGAAAATCAATAGACCTAATCAGGTTTGGGCATCCGATATTACCTATATCAGAACCATAAAAGGATTCTGTTACCTAGCATTGATTACAGACATGTATTCCCGTAAAATCGTTGGATACGACCTAAGTGATAGCCTAGAGCTAAAAGGGTGTGTCAGAGCTTTAAATAAGGCTATTTACAATGCTAAGAACATTGATCACCTTATTCATCACTCGGACAGAGGTATTCAATATTGCAGTAACCTCTATACCCAAATACTAAAAAGAAAGAAAATTAAAATCAGTATGACAGAAGAAAATCACTGCTATGAAAACGCCCTAGCCGAAAGGGTCAATGGTATTCTAAAAGATGAATTCTATCTTGATCAAACATTTACCAGTGTGGTCCATGCTAAAAAAGCAGCCAAAAATGCAATCAAATTATACAACTCAAAAAGATTACATTTATCTTTAGATTATAAAACACCTAATTACGTGCATCAATATGCCGCTTAAAACTAATATTAATCTGTAGCCGTATTTTAGGACGTGACATTTAAAACTAAATGAAAAACGAACCTTGGAAATCGGGACCAAAAGAATTATTAAGGCATGGTCTTGAGCACTTATCTCTCGAAACGGACTTTGATTATCGAATGGGAATGATTGTTATCGACAATTCAGTTGAATTAATGATGAAAACATATTTGGGCTTACCAAAACGGATTACAAAGCTTGAAGGCGTAACTCGTAAAATATATGACGAAGCGACTAAAAGCTTTCCAAGTTTAATTGATACAATGGACAGGTTTGCAAAAGATAAACTTGTAGGGATTGAACTAGGCGAA encodes:
- a CDS encoding IS3 family transposase, giving the protein MEQDVLELVRKSRRTLPREGTRKLMRSLKDEFHKYHLKVGRDQLFRISRENRLLIRRKKYSSRTTNSYHRFYKYGNIIKDLKINRPNQVWASDITYIRTIKGFCYLALITDMYSRKIVGYDLSDSLELKGCVRALNKAIYNAKNIDHLIHHSDRGIQYCSNLYTQILKRKKIKISMTEENHCYENALAERVNGILKDEFYLDQTFTSVVHAKKAAKNAIKLYNSKRLHLSLDYKTPNYVHQYAA